The following are encoded in a window of Lampris incognitus isolate fLamInc1 chromosome 15, fLamInc1.hap2, whole genome shotgun sequence genomic DNA:
- the stxbp6l gene encoding syntaxin binding protein 6 (amisyn), like — MTLQSAINKEVFTPRDERMLVAVQVRRRGKKRLPFLPTGGKGEYATFICLSVTNKRPPQLLITKVKRFSGSSAFTSRSQWTVEQLRQVNGINPNKDCPEFDLVFDSAVDQWVASSAAEKCIFVQILYHACQTYWAGKAGSLGKVGRQQRKMSLSPQDIRAGPSGEPAARPLARSKSLQARRKSYAPPRQAEFINCQSKLTGEACTMNLVIYRCKAFFNRLKNRMVTNQGRLQSRGQHGQRPPGGTIGSVVQRANLALGERGEKLGRAEDRTVELMHKAQQFADTAHKLALRYSK, encoded by the exons ATGACCCTTCAGTCTGCCATCAACAAAGAGGTTTTCACCCCCCGTGATGAGAGGATGCTGGTGGCAGTGCAGGTGCGGCGGCGAGGAAAGAAAAGGCTTCCCTTCCTGCCCACAGGAGGCAAAGGGGAGTATGCCACCTTCATATGCCTCTCAG TGACCAATAAGAGGCCCCCTCAGCTCCTCATCACAAAGGTGAAGCGTTTCAGCGGCTCCTCCGCCTTTACCAGCAGGTCACAGTGGACCGTGGAGCAGCTCCGACAGGTCAACGGCATCAACCCCAACAAG GACTGCCCAGAGTTCGACCTGGTGTTTGACAGTGCCGTGGACCAGTGGGTCGCCAGCTCAGCGGCGGAGAAGTGCATCTTTGTCCAAATTCTGTACCACGCCTGCCAGACCTACTGGGCGGGCAAAGCGGGCAGCCTGGGTAAGGTGGGCAGACAGCAGCGCAAAATGAGCCTCAGCCCTCAGGACATCAGAGCCGGCCCCAGCGGTGAGCCAGCGGCGCGCCCTCTTGCCAGGTCTAAAAGCCTGCAGGCGAGGAGGAAGAGCTACGCGCCGCCCAGACAAGCTGAATTCATCAACTGCCAGTCCAAACTGACAGGAG AGGCCTGCACCATGAACCTGGTCATATACCGCTGCAAGGCCTTCTTCAATCGCCTGAAAAACAGGATGGTCACAAACCAAGGTCGACTACAAAGCAGAG GTCAGCATGGACAGCGCCCCCCAGGGGGCACTATAGGTAGCGTAGTCCAGAGGGCCAACCTGGCTCTGGGGGAGCGTGGGGAGAAGCTGGGCCGTGCAGAGGACAGGACTGTGGAGCTGATGCACAAAGCCCAGCAGTTTGCAGACACTGCCCATAAG CTGGCCCTCAGGTATTCAAAGTAG